CCAAAGCTGAAGATGCCCTCCCAGCCAGCAATGTAACGTCCCCAGTAGGGCAGCAGATTCCGGCTCCACTTGGGAAGAATAAACACAATCATGTTGTAGGAGAGCATCTGGGCTATGGAATTGATGAAATCTTGTGTACCACCAGGAATTTCCTCTTCCAGACAACCAAGCCTTGTCTCAAACAATATGGAGGCAATTCCTGAAtagataagaaaaagaaaaggcaatGAATCTAGCAACAaatttttttcttaacttttagcTTCCTTTAAACTTTAgtttgaaattaatatttttttatttagttcattaaacaaatatattaTTTAGTCCAGCATTCAGCATGCAGTTTTAACCTTCAGGCTACCTTCTAGTGAAAACAGATAAAGCTCATTGGCAATGTTGGTCACAAAGTCTCCCGTTGGGCTGCACTGGCGCAGACTGCGCATCTTCTTGGTGAAGTCTTTAACCACATCATTGATAATCCCAGAATACTGGGCCGAGTCCTTCGGATGCAGCATCCGCTTGTTAAGCACCACCCTCAGCTTGTACCACCTCTCTCCATCCCTGTTGGAACAGAAACATGTTTgcattgaaataaataaatccaaacgcaaacacaacaaagagtcTGAACTATGATACACTTATGCATCCATTATGGCTGATTTTCTGCTACATTTTTACATTCAACCAGTTTTTAGCCAGTAAACTAAAGAGCTCACACAATTATCTAAGATGGCTGTggtctgcagtttgtttgcTACtatgcttacacacacacacacacacacacacacacacacacacacacacacacacacacacacacacacacacacacacacacatatgtatataaaatACATAGAAACATTGAGAGAGTGCGTCCTTCATTTTGAGCACTATTTTAAACCAGTTTGTCTTGTGAACAGAGCAACCTTTTGTGTTTAAAGTGCAGCAGAACAGACAGACCTGACCTTCATTGACTACTTTGATTATTTACTGATATTTACTGACTGGTATCACTGATGCCAAATTTaatcatttaatattttttgccATTAGTGCATCGTTCTGATGCAGTATTTCCTGATATCACATTACTATTAGTGTTCCCTGCATCAGATTTCTTCAACAAGCCTGTGATGAGTTGATTAaactgtggctctgactgttGACCTAGAAAAACACCAGAGTattacttctgtttttttcctcaaaatcctcaaactttcttgtaatttccagCTTTTCATAATAATATGACAGATATTGGGTGTGGAGCCCACTGTATTCAGATAAACAACACAGTTTAAAATCTGCTCAGCCTTTTAGTTTCATTTGATTGCCTAATATGGTGGTTCTCAAACTGAGCCTTTGCAGATGGTGAGGGAATGACCACCATCTGCaatataaattttattttatttttgcaacaTAAATAGGTTTACTGCTGCTACTGCACTGAGCTTGACAGAGCTAAAATTAAACATTGATCCCCTTATATTGTCACCGGTTCATAAAACTTGTGGAGCATTAACATTTTTCAGATTTCTTATCTTTATGGAATATACCAGCCTGAGAGGAATCTATTTAACCCAAATAGGTCAAAAACAATCCCTTCCACTCATAATAAAACTCTTTCCCTGGAAATCTGTTACGTATTAGGATTTAAGCAATCACAATGAGATTATTTTCTTTTAGGTGGGGCAGCATTACTACACTGTTTGGTAGTCTTACTCTGTAAAAGGTCCATAGCCGAATCCTCTCATGTCACGATATTCCCTCCACACACTCATGTCTCCTCTGCAAGGGAACTTCTCATCCTTCCTCAGCAGCTCAGCCAAAAGCTCTGGGGTGCTCAAGGATATTGATCTGAGTCCGTCTCTGTAAATGGGCCCATACAGCTGCTTCTCATAGATCTGATGGTGGAAAAGTGATAAAGGCAGAGCTGCATTCTTATAGAATAAAGATAAAGACATTTGGGGATTTTTGCAATGCGTAATTTAAAAAGCAGACATTATATTTAATCAGTCAGTAATCAGATGCCAGAGGTTAGTGTGTGCTGGAGTGGCTGCATGTGATTcctcagagagagaaagcagccCAAGACTCTGTGTCAGTTAGCTGTGAGACAAGCTGATACTGTCTGAAGGTAACTATGGAAACAACGTCATACAACCAGCCCAACATTTTCTATTATGTATTGTCACTGGAGGAAAATGCAGTCACTTGTAAACCCATGAGCTCTCAGATTATCAAATTTGTCACCAGGGTTTCTGAAATGCATcaggtggaaaaaacaaaacatgtttggACTCGAACTAAAACAAGCACGTATCACTGTGAGTGAACATAATAAAGATCATgccctgcagcctacctgaagCTCATGCATATGTTTGTAGAAACCCTGAAACACCACTCTGTAAAGAAACTCCAAGAAGCTGATATGTGGGAGATCTTCCACTGTCCGAGGCTTTTCCTGGATGGTGGAGAGGGCCCCTGAGGCAGGGGAGACCTTTGCCACCCCTCTGGAGCAGACTGGGGCCAGGGAGATAGGGCACGGCAGCAGTGAGCTGCATTTTCTCTTCACCAGTCTACTGGACAGCCATGCAGCCATTATGAGGGGAGAATAGAAAATACAGAGAGCTCCTATTGCATGCAGAAGACTAACCAAAAAGGGAGGGGCCACGTCTTGCTGAATGTTTAACCCTTCCAGCCCAGCTCTTAAGGATCAACAAAGACGAGAAGCCACACAGGacaataaatagaaaaataccTAAGCTCACATTTTTCTGCTCAGTAACAGTGAGATGGCTGCTTTTAAGCAAGCCTGACTATAGTGTCAAAGTAAATTGATGACTGTTTCTAGTTACTGAATCAAAAGAAtgcttttaatttaaaacacatttgtgtgaCGAGTGAAACAGATGTGAGATCTGATCAACACGACTTTCAGTCTCCAGCAAACCAGCTTTGGATACTGCAGtgttatatttttgtgtgtgtctcatcTCATTACCCTCCTATTGTGCTTTACAGTGAATACAGAAAGGCAAGCAGAGGTGATAGAGTTCCACTTCCACCCCCTTTaatcacacacaacaaaaaaagaccAGTCTAGTACAGTCAGTCATGTGAAACAGAAAGTATATGCTTCCTTTTCTAAAGTTGCTTCAAAAGGACTTCAGAGGACAAGTAGCAACCAGGTGCTTCTTATTAAATACACTTTATTAACTGATCATTAGTAAGAGTAATCGCCCCTGTAAAggcagaagttttggcagtttgctggtctgaagCATTCAGGTGCTTGTTACCATAATGCCACAATCTTCCCAGAAGTGGGCATCCCAATTAATTCACCCAAGATCGCATCGTGCAGCCCTcagagaaactgtaaaaaaaaaccctgagctCCATCTCAAACTCTGAAggcctcagtcagcatgttaaagttcatgatagcacaattaaaaaaagactgagCAAGTTTGGAAGAGTTGCCAGGAGAAATCCTCTACTCTCTAAAAAAGAACAGGGCAGCACAGGTCATGTTCAAAAAGCTGCATCTGGCTAAACCTCAGAACTtgtggaacaatgtcctttggaccgATAAGACCCTACACAGCTTTTATCCAACTGCAATAACACGCCTGAATACtgctacaaaaaaaatgtccatcACACTACTCTTGTATTAATCTGTGCGCTGACTGAAGCATGTATGTGggaatgtatgtgaatgtttgCTGATATTTCTTATTAGCACTTTAAgtattctatttattttatttatagaattttattgttttatttatattttgatattGTTAGGGATGATGCAATAATCGGGGAACATTTTTAATTTCGTTGTACctgtgacaatgacaataaagattctgattctgatacgACCAGATGTTTGATCAGCATGCATAGAAGTATGTTTGGAGATAACTAAACACATTATAGCAACAGTAAAGCAAGGTAGTgaaggggtgatgatttgggcagCTTGCAGTCCTCGTTGTACCAAAGTATTCTGTCACATGTGGTGATGGACATGTGGTGGTGTGACCTCAAAAGagctgtgaatgaatgaatgctcAATGGCCTAAAACAACAATGTAAAACAAAGTGGATGTGAGACTGATAAATAGAAAATGATTATGTTATCACTGCTAAATGTGGTTCTATCATGGGGTGCACTTAGCTGTTCAGAAGCTTCTTCTGCAttttagttcagtttttgtCAAATAAATCACATCGTGTAAATAGGCAGTGTCTTATTTTTCACCTCATTTTAAGGCTTGCTGCTGATTTATATGCGAAAACTATAGCGTCATACATTTGGAAGACAACCTTTCAAGGTGAGAGCAAAGTTTTCGATGTTTTGGGAATTAATAATATGGAATTAATGTATGtgaggttttgtgtgtgtgtatttcaaaCATCTGAGCAGTCgcataaatcacaaaaatcaacTCTCTTATGGACCTGTCtcattaataaacttaaactgaaaatgtttttccatcTCTCTTTATTCAGGCATCAGCGTCCAAATCCCTTCCAAtcctgtcatcattttatttgaGCAACATTGTCTATCGATCCTGCAGGGTCCATTTTGTGCAGCAGAAAGTGTCCTTGCACCTGAGCAGCACTGATTTCAGAGTGTGTGGCTAAAGCCTGCTTGGCAAAGTGTTCTGCCTCAGAGGCTGGTTCATCGGGGTAAAATCGTCGGAACATCTGGGTGAGCTGCCAGTGGGTGCAATGCCCGATGTACTGCTTCAGATCAACCCGGCCAGGTCGGATGAGCGCTGCGTCTAACCTGTGTGCAGATATCATACACAACGCTGGCAGTTAATGGCACTGAAAACACTTCTTATGTTTCACAAGTGAAAGAACAAGTTTTTGTAGCCATGACAAAAAGATTTTAATGTTCATTAAGGAAGCAGAGAGACGTGAGGaagatgaggtgatgaagatgatCACACAGACAGGGATGGACAGGTAGGTGTCCACGGATTAATTTAAGATCTGAAGATAAAGTCAATCTAACATTTGATCATGTGATCAGTTATAGTTTATTAACGTATGTAAATTGTCACTATGGATACACGGTCTACTGTGCACATGCGTATCAGACCTGTGTACTCTGATACTATGTCACACTGCACTACTCCTTTTTTCCTGAGACACTGGTTATGTCAATCCCTGTACTGCACTTATTTTATTGAGGAAGGCTGCTGTATCACAGTAATATCTCAActtctccctttctttcttttttttttttaataaaaaccagCACTTGGTATGCAGCGCCACCTGCTGTTGgggtattttattttcttctaatTCTGTTTCAGTCTCTTCACTGCttcaattgttttttttctacagcTTTTTACGTTAGAAGCAGATATATCAGTTTAAATGTTGGTACAATGTCATTAAACACTCTTGGTTTCCAACAGTACCTGTCTATGAAGTTGGTAGTCATAAAAACTATTCGGGCCTCCGATGAAGCGACTCCGTCAAGAGAGTTCAGCAGTCCGCTGAAGGTCAGTCGTCCCATTCCCTGATAGGCCAGAGGGTCTGAGAGGCAACAGAAGAAAACACAGCTCAGTGACTTCAAAATTCACCTTCAAACCAGAATGTAACAAATCTGGTCAAATACAGCTTTACAGGTTGCTTCAGTACTGAATATCAGCCTGTTTTAAACCCACACAGTGGAGCTGATGAACATCTGTGATGTTTTAAACATGTAAAAAGAAATCTGTTTGATCTGTTCTGCTGCTCACTCTCAGTGGGAAGCAGGTCTCTGCTGACAAAGGCTGCATCGACATCCTCCAGGAGAATGATGCTCTGCTGCGGTGCCACGCTAAGGAGGTGATTCAGGCGGTCGTCTGAAAGTGTTCGGTCACTCAGACTCATCAGACAGATGCTGTAGCCCAGCTCACCAGCCAGCGCCGTGCTGAAAAAACAGCAAGTTACACAGGCATTGGTGAGGTTACACGACGAGTACGCAGCAagaaaaataaaccagaatAAAGGATATACTCACATAAAACTGCTCTTTCCACATCCGGGGGGGCCGTACAGCAGGTAGCCTCTTCTGTAGGGAATACCTGCACAGGTGAACAACCACCATCAGTAGAGGATTAATCGCAAAAAACCCTAGAAATTCTTCTACAAAGTAGACAAATTAAAACGTTCGGTAACATTTTTCTTATTAGGTTTTTCTAGAGACCTTCCCTACTCTCGAACAGACTCTGGTAGGGAGTCGGACCAGACCTTCAGCAAAAATCCAAAGGGCATAACCTTTAACGGAAGTGATGTTCAACAATAAAGCAATCAGAAAGTCAGCAACTTCAACCAAGAATGGGCAAAGTACCCTGTGAGTAACATTTTCATAATAACTCAGTTGTGTTCCTTTAATTGTAGTGATCAAGACATTGTAATCatgattaaaattaatgtaatgtcCTGTAACATTTTACCTCTATCTGTGTACCATTTGGGATTTCCAATGAAGTCCTTCACGTCATCTACAATCCTTTCGGCAACGCCCACGTCCAGCACCACAGAGCTGAGGGGTCTGCGCCGCCGAGGAAAGCCGAAGGGCCGCCACTCTGCACCCATGGCCGTGTACATCACTGTCCTGCCTTCCTCCTGCTTCAGCGCCAGTTCTCTTGCTGCAAAACAGGAATGAAAGCTCAACTAAAAGCCCACTCAAGTATTTTGTCAAGTACAGTTAGGTCTGTAAGTATTTTAGACAAAACTTCACAACTTAgcccatgtacaccacacactgTGCACTGAAATTAAGCAATTAAGGGAGGAAACATCCAGACTTCAAGAAGTTACTGGGTGCAAACATTTGGAGGGATGAGCCTTAAATCCCAaaatgttgattctgttcatctggacgtagatGAGCCTCAAAATGCAATGTGATAATTCTGAAAATACATCTGCAATACAGgtgaaaatctaaatatttgCACACCTGACTTTATGTGTTGTTAAACTTACCTTCTTGTAAGATATTAAAGAAGATCTGTCTGTCTCTGCCTAAAGCTGTGAAAGTGACAGACTCCCAGGGGGTTCCAGTGTGCAGATCCACCATCTGCTTCTCCCTGGTTCGCTCCACCCTGATCCACTTCCTCCCATACCTGCAGACCACAACGGAAGTCAGTGTCACAGAGAAAGTGGCCAATCAGATTAGAACACAGGTCTTATAGGTGTAGTGGTATGTGCTATATATACCAGATGATGTGGTTGCCAGGGCTCGGGTGAAAGTCAAACTGCGTGTGAACCCGTCCGCTCTCGTGCGCCAGGTAGGAAGTCTCCACGCTCAGGTGCTGCGTGTGTTTGGCGTGCTTGGTGATCCAGCTCAGCAGCCAGTTGTAGCTCTTGTCCCTGCTGGGCACCTCCAGAGTGATCATGTAGTGCCTGCGGAAGAAGATCATCCCCACCTGAGCCCCTTTCCTGGCAAGCGCCAGAGCTGTCCCGACCCCGACCAGTCCGAAGCCGGCTCCGAAGTACGGGTTGTCCTTCAGGCCGTCCAGAAAATCCGACAGGGGCATGGTGACGGCTGCTGCAGTGAGACTCTAGATACCCCCGCAAAAGGAGCTCATCTGAAGACCTGCGTAGTCcattaaataaaggttatcGGTCTTTCTTCGTATCCTGACAGCTGCTTGTAGGCTGGAGATAAAACAATTTAGGGGCAGTTAAGGGTACCTGACTGGCTAAATTACGACAGTtgcgttgttttttttcccctctgactTCATCTCTCACAGCTGCCACTGGTGATTTCATTCATTCTCGTGTTTAAACCTTCATTCAGCCACATAAAATCCCCAAGCGTGCAATGATGCTTCTGCACGGCGACCTTTACTACACTTCCTGTGTTTGATGGATACCGTTCCGACTTTCCACTGGCGCTCACAAACAATGGTTCCCCCTCCTTAGTAATCGATTTTTATGCTCACCTAATTTTGCTAACCTGTTAAGAGAATAACTACGCAACGGTGGTTAATGCACTCTGTGAATTTTAGTTTAAACGGCTTGAACTGCAACAGCGATGAAAAGCTAACAGGGACGCAAAGACTTTGCGATGAGCGTCTCAAGAAGCTAATGAGGGTTAGCTCAGCTAGCATTAAACGCGAGGTTATTATTGGCGTTTCAGTCACTTTATATTATTAAGAGCGATAAAAACTTCAGCTGCAGTAACTCACTGCCAGCTAAGGATTTCTATAACAGGCAGTCAGTAAAAGTGGATTCAATGAAGCAGACGGTGCAGCCTTGCGGTTAAACACAGctgttgatgttttgttttttggatccAAAGGACCGTGGAAACCCGGGCAGTAGGTCTGACTCTGAAGTTCATTTTCTACTGTAAGCACCTGCAATTTTGTGCATGTAACCGTGTACCTGTGATGTGTCTTATTACAGTTAGCACTAGTGCAATAACTTCATCAGTATGAAAGACCACTATGTACTATCAAAGTTGTATTAATATCTGTATATCATTAATTCTCTCTATATATTATCCCTGATTAAAGGGTAAGTTATATGCTTGATTTATAAAACAGTGGGGACATTTGGAAGTCTGTGGGTTTCCAGCTTGAAAAGTTCGGGTGTTATCAGTGCATTTCCAGCAACTATGATCATAT
This is a stretch of genomic DNA from Pelmatolapia mariae isolate MD_Pm_ZW linkage group LG16_19, Pm_UMD_F_2, whole genome shotgun sequence. It encodes these proteins:
- the LOC134645311 gene encoding sterol 26-hydroxylase, mitochondrial, giving the protein MAAWLSSRLVKRKCSSLLPCPISLAPVCSRGVAKVSPASGALSTIQEKPRTVEDLPHISFLEFLYRVVFQGFYKHMHELQIYEKQLYGPIYRDGLRSISLSTPELLAELLRKDEKFPCRGDMSVWREYRDMRGFGYGPFTEDGERWYKLRVVLNKRMLHPKDSAQYSGIINDVVKDFTKKMRSLRQCSPTGDFVTNIANELYLFSLEGIASILFETRLGCLEEEIPGGTQDFINSIAQMLSYNMIVFILPKWSRNLLPYWGRYIAGWEGIFSFAKTLIDKKLEMIQQRVDNKQDVEGEYLTYLLSNTQMSTKDVYGSVTELLLAGVDTTSNTLTWALHELSKNPDIQERLYKEVSTMVPLDRIPTAADVTGMPYLKAVIKETLRMYPVVSMNARIIAEKNVSIGGYEFPKKTPFTFCHYAISHDEDTFPNSFTFKPERWLRDGRERPNPFGSIPFGFGVRGCVGRRIAELEMYLLLFQLIRQFEIKPDPTLGELKSINRTVLIPDKQLNLHFVDRR
- the LOC134644143 gene encoding mitochondrial chaperone BCS1, translating into MPLSDFLDGLKDNPYFGAGFGLVGVGTALALARKGAQVGMIFFRRHYMITLEVPSRDKSYNWLLSWITKHAKHTQHLSVETSYLAHESGRVHTQFDFHPSPGNHIIWYGRKWIRVERTREKQMVDLHTGTPWESVTFTALGRDRQIFFNILQEARELALKQEEGRTVMYTAMGAEWRPFGFPRRRRPLSSVVLDVGVAERIVDDVKDFIGNPKWYTDRGIPYRRGYLLYGPPGCGKSSFITALAGELGYSICLMSLSDRTLSDDRLNHLLSVAPQQSIILLEDVDAAFVSRDLLPTENPLAYQGMGRLTFSGLLNSLDGVASSEARIVFMTTNFIDRLDAALIRPGRVDLKQYIGHCTHWQLTQMFRRFYPDEPASEAEHFAKQALATHSEISAAQVQGHFLLHKMDPAGSIDNVAQIK